The Triticum aestivum cultivar Chinese Spring chromosome 3A, IWGSC CS RefSeq v2.1, whole genome shotgun sequence genome includes a region encoding these proteins:
- the LOC123061599 gene encoding uncharacterized protein isoform X2 produces MLGHLLGVERRAGLGGERAGAAAARRPACVCHGASPLHTPRRTRHVGHHEQGAQDRPRGRRRRWRRGRGQGAGGGRREGHPRCHGEPARGGGRRDRSGHRRGGVAACSGADAGAGLVDAGVGVAAGARRRRRRGAINFERLMNESAAGSSSKPDAASLDLSFSEDGRSGTFMIGNQRFPASLLDLPTVVESYKTYDDSFLVKIADIGQMVMVREEDDPAPEGAEYKHGLTPPMRDARRRRFCREPDLSAELVHRVEKDLISIMQGVPVNQNASVAGGGEGGDRKKAAPAPAPKPNVQEPDRSDSDESDS; encoded by the exons ATGTTGGGCCACCTGCTCGGTGTAGAGCGGCGCGCCGGCCTGGGTGGGGAGCGCGCCGGTGcggccgccgcccgacgcccagcCTGCGTCTGCCATGGAGCCTCGCCATTGCACACCCCGCGCCGTACCCGCCACGTCGGGCACCACGAGCAGGGGGCGCAAGACCGgcctagggggcggcggcggcggtggcggaggggaCGGGGGCAGGGAGCCGGAGGAGGACGCCGAGAGGGACACCCTAGATGCCATGGAGAACCGGCGAGGGGAGGTGGTCGCCGGgaccggagtggccaccggcgagGGGGGGTGGCCGCCTGCTCCGGAGCGGACGCCGGCGCGGGCTTGGTGGACGCCGGGGTCGGGGTGGCCGCCGGCgctaggaggagaaggaggaggggcgcTATCAATTTCGAGCGTCTTATGAACGAATCTGCCGCCGGCTCATCCTCCAAACCCGACGCCGCCTCCCTCGACCTCTCCTTCTCAG AGGATGGAAGGAGTGGCACATTTATGATTGGTAACCAGAGGTTTCCTGCATCTCTCTTGGATCTCCCAACCGTTGTGGAGTCATATAAAACATATGATGATTCCTTTTTAGTTAAAATTGCTGATATTGGTCAG ATGGTAATGGTAAGAGAAGAAGATGATCCTGCTCCAGAAGGAGCTGAATACAAGCATGGACTTACTCCTCCAATGAGGGATGCACGCAGGCGACGTTTTTGTAGAGAGCCTGACTTGAGT GCAGAGCTTGTTCACCGAGTTGAGAAGGATCTTATAAGTATTATGCAAGGAGTGCCTGTCA ACCAGAATGCTAGTGTAGCTGGAGGCGGTGAAGGTGGTGATCGCAAGAAAGCTGCACCAGCTCCTGCACCCAAGCCTAACGTTCAAGAGCCTGATCGGAGCGACTCTGATGAGTCAGACAGCTGA
- the LOC123061599 gene encoding uncharacterized protein isoform X3, with product MLGHLLGVERRAGLGGERAGAAAARRPACVCHGASPLHTPRRTRHVGHHEQGAQDRPRGRRRRWRRGRGQGAGGGRREGHPRCHGEPARGGGRRDRSGHRRGGVAACSGADAGAGLVDAGVGVAAGARRRRRRGAINFERLMNESAAGSSSKPDAASLDLSFSEDGRSGTFMIGNQRFPASLLDLPTVVESYKTYDDSFLVKIADIGQMVMVREEDDPAPEGAEYKHGLTPPMRDARRRRFCREPDLSAELVHRVEKDLISIMQGVPVKC from the exons ATGTTGGGCCACCTGCTCGGTGTAGAGCGGCGCGCCGGCCTGGGTGGGGAGCGCGCCGGTGcggccgccgcccgacgcccagcCTGCGTCTGCCATGGAGCCTCGCCATTGCACACCCCGCGCCGTACCCGCCACGTCGGGCACCACGAGCAGGGGGCGCAAGACCGgcctagggggcggcggcggcggtggcggaggggaCGGGGGCAGGGAGCCGGAGGAGGACGCCGAGAGGGACACCCTAGATGCCATGGAGAACCGGCGAGGGGAGGTGGTCGCCGGgaccggagtggccaccggcgagGGGGGGTGGCCGCCTGCTCCGGAGCGGACGCCGGCGCGGGCTTGGTGGACGCCGGGGTCGGGGTGGCCGCCGGCgctaggaggagaaggaggaggggcgcTATCAATTTCGAGCGTCTTATGAACGAATCTGCCGCCGGCTCATCCTCCAAACCCGACGCCGCCTCCCTCGACCTCTCCTTCTCAG AGGATGGAAGGAGTGGCACATTTATGATTGGTAACCAGAGGTTTCCTGCATCTCTCTTGGATCTCCCAACCGTTGTGGAGTCATATAAAACATATGATGATTCCTTTTTAGTTAAAATTGCTGATATTGGTCAG ATGGTAATGGTAAGAGAAGAAGATGATCCTGCTCCAGAAGGAGCTGAATACAAGCATGGACTTACTCCTCCAATGAGGGATGCACGCAGGCGACGTTTTTGTAGAGAGCCTGACTTGAGT GCAGAGCTTGTTCACCGAGTTGAGAAGGATCTTATAAGTATTATGCAAGGAGTGCCTGTCA AATGCTAG
- the LOC123061599 gene encoding uncharacterized protein isoform X1 — MLGHLLGVERRAGLGGERAGAAAARRPACVCHGASPLHTPRRTRHVGHHEQGAQDRPRGRRRRWRRGRGQGAGGGRREGHPRCHGEPARGGGRRDRSGHRRGGVAACSGADAGAGLVDAGVGVAAGARRRRRRGAINFERLMNESAAGSSSKPDAASLDLSFSEDGRSGTFMIGNQRFPASLLDLPTVVESYKTYDDSFLVKIADIGQMVMVREEDDPAPEGAEYKHGLTPPMRDARRRRFCREPDLSAELVHRVEKDLISIMQGVPVSILLVRAICQMHLIIAIEQMTSNCFVLYCLVGSFALPLAHQLPDE; from the exons ATGTTGGGCCACCTGCTCGGTGTAGAGCGGCGCGCCGGCCTGGGTGGGGAGCGCGCCGGTGcggccgccgcccgacgcccagcCTGCGTCTGCCATGGAGCCTCGCCATTGCACACCCCGCGCCGTACCCGCCACGTCGGGCACCACGAGCAGGGGGCGCAAGACCGgcctagggggcggcggcggcggtggcggaggggaCGGGGGCAGGGAGCCGGAGGAGGACGCCGAGAGGGACACCCTAGATGCCATGGAGAACCGGCGAGGGGAGGTGGTCGCCGGgaccggagtggccaccggcgagGGGGGGTGGCCGCCTGCTCCGGAGCGGACGCCGGCGCGGGCTTGGTGGACGCCGGGGTCGGGGTGGCCGCCGGCgctaggaggagaaggaggaggggcgcTATCAATTTCGAGCGTCTTATGAACGAATCTGCCGCCGGCTCATCCTCCAAACCCGACGCCGCCTCCCTCGACCTCTCCTTCTCAG AGGATGGAAGGAGTGGCACATTTATGATTGGTAACCAGAGGTTTCCTGCATCTCTCTTGGATCTCCCAACCGTTGTGGAGTCATATAAAACATATGATGATTCCTTTTTAGTTAAAATTGCTGATATTGGTCAG ATGGTAATGGTAAGAGAAGAAGATGATCCTGCTCCAGAAGGAGCTGAATACAAGCATGGACTTACTCCTCCAATGAGGGATGCACGCAGGCGACGTTTTTGTAGAGAGCCTGACTTGAGT GCAGAGCTTGTTCACCGAGTTGAGAAGGATCTTATAAGTATTATGCAAGGAGTGCCTGTCAGTATCCTTTTGGTCCGTGCGATTTGCCAAATGCATCTCATTATCGCAATAGAACAAATGACTAGTAATTGTTTTGTCCTGTACTGTTTAGTTGGTAGTTTTGCACTTCCATTGGCTCATCAACTTCCTGATGAATAA